Proteins from a genomic interval of Oceanispirochaeta crateris:
- a CDS encoding ABC transporter ATP-binding protein encodes MENEKLLSIENINVHFHTRRGVVKAVRDLSLYINKGETLALVGESGCGKSVTAHTINQLIPMPPGVIESGSVIFRDRDLLKLPEKEVQKLRGTQISMIFQEPMTSLNPVFKIGDQLADVFLAHQKMSKKEAHAKAVELLDLVKIPSPAKRAMDYPHQLSGGMRQRVMIAMALASPEPGLMIADEPTTALDVTIQAQILDLLTDLKEKVNMSILLITHDMGVVAETADRVVVMYAGRKVEEGSVFQIFDNPSHPYTLGLLNSLPSNEKYKDFSRLEAIPGNVPDLLSLGDGCPFVNRCEYADAGCEESFPQGSLLEEGHTIWCYKSEEVKKQKGSMNK; translated from the coding sequence ATGGAAAATGAAAAATTACTATCTATTGAGAACATAAATGTCCACTTCCATACCCGAAGGGGGGTTGTGAAAGCCGTTAGAGATCTCTCTTTGTATATTAATAAGGGAGAAACTCTGGCTCTGGTTGGGGAGTCCGGATGCGGGAAGTCGGTCACCGCCCATACGATTAATCAGCTGATACCCATGCCTCCCGGGGTCATTGAAAGCGGATCTGTCATTTTTAGAGACCGGGACCTTCTGAAGTTGCCTGAAAAAGAGGTCCAGAAGCTACGGGGAACACAGATTTCCATGATCTTTCAGGAACCGATGACAAGTCTGAACCCCGTTTTTAAAATTGGAGATCAGCTGGCTGATGTCTTTCTGGCTCATCAGAAAATGTCAAAGAAAGAAGCCCATGCCAAGGCTGTAGAACTCCTGGATTTGGTGAAAATCCCATCTCCTGCCAAGCGGGCCATGGACTATCCTCATCAGCTTTCGGGGGGGATGCGTCAAAGGGTTATGATCGCCATGGCTTTGGCATCACCCGAGCCTGGACTGATGATTGCCGATGAACCTACAACGGCTCTGGATGTTACCATTCAGGCGCAGATTCTGGATTTGTTGACTGACCTTAAAGAAAAGGTGAACATGTCTATCCTCCTTATCACCCATGATATGGGAGTCGTTGCCGAAACCGCGGATAGGGTTGTTGTTATGTATGCCGGACGTAAGGTCGAAGAGGGGTCCGTGTTTCAAATCTTTGATAATCCTTCTCATCCCTATACTCTGGGCCTTCTAAATTCGCTGCCTTCCAATGAAAAATACAAGGACTTCAGTCGTCTGGAAGCCATCCCCGGGAATGTCCCCGACCTGCTGAGTCTTGGAGATGGATGCCCTTTTGTCAACCGCTGTGAATATGCAGATGCCGGCTGTGAAGAAAGTTTCCCCCAGGGCAGTCTCCTGGAGGAGGGTCATACTATCTGGTGTTACAAATCGGAAGAGGTGAAAAAACAAAAAGGATCCATGAATAAATGA
- a CDS encoding ABC transporter permease, with the protein MNETNGDVLKNETPLIEHWHELKRSKTAMAGLIIILLFIVVGLFAPLLVPMDPLEQNIEMRKTPPMTAGYILGTDDLGRDMLSRLIYGARISMIIGVIAVGIALFFGIIIGMVSAYYGGIVDKIIMRLVDIMLAFPYILLTIVIVAVLGPSLTNAMIAIGISQIPRYTRIVRASVLAEKENDYVLAERALGASDLELMFLSILPNCLAPISVQATLGFGSAILESAGLSFLGLGAQPPTPEWGLMIASSKEFVTNAWWIVTFPGIATLLAVLGFNLLGDGLRDILDPRMRD; encoded by the coding sequence ATGAATGAAACGAATGGAGACGTTCTCAAAAATGAGACTCCACTGATTGAACACTGGCACGAGTTAAAGCGGAGCAAAACCGCCATGGCCGGCCTTATAATTATACTCCTTTTTATCGTTGTGGGGCTTTTTGCCCCTCTCCTGGTCCCCATGGACCCTCTGGAACAGAATATTGAAATGAGGAAAACGCCTCCCATGACCGCCGGATATATTCTTGGTACAGACGATCTGGGTCGGGACATGCTATCAAGGCTCATCTACGGAGCCAGAATCTCCATGATCATCGGTGTCATTGCTGTGGGCATAGCCCTGTTTTTCGGAATTATCATCGGCATGGTTTCCGCCTATTACGGAGGAATCGTCGACAAGATAATTATGCGCCTTGTGGATATTATGCTGGCCTTTCCATACATCCTTCTTACCATTGTAATTGTGGCTGTTCTGGGGCCGTCTCTGACAAATGCGATGATTGCTATCGGTATTTCGCAAATACCGCGTTATACCCGAATTGTCAGAGCCTCTGTATTGGCCGAGAAAGAAAATGACTATGTTCTAGCAGAACGGGCCTTGGGGGCTTCCGATCTTGAGCTGATGTTTTTATCTATTCTACCAAACTGTCTGGCTCCCATCTCTGTTCAGGCTACTTTGGGATTCGGATCGGCTATTTTGGAGTCTGCCGGTTTATCCTTCTTAGGATTGGGAGCTCAGCCCCCCACACCGGAGTGGGGTCTGATGATTGCCAGTTCCAAGGAATTTGTCACCAATGCCTGGTGGATTGTTACTTTTCCCGGTATTGCCACATTGCTGGCCGTTCTTGGGTTTAACCTGTTGGGTGACGGCCTGAGAGACATACTGGATCCGAGGATGAGAGACTGA
- a CDS encoding IclR family transcriptional regulator: MEQIETKLNTIGKAIAIIEIIQQTNRPMSIKEIAENLDMNKSSIHHHMKTLTEFGYLQKDGESRKYDIGLGLVRAGQSYLQRLDVRERGHYFLEQLSRKLSETVHMLVLDHNEVVYVDKVDVNHQPGALTCSSFIGHRTDVYSTAAGKVLMAHLERGDLREILRSVKMRSITEYTITDCDRYLEELVKVKQQGYSLDLQEHALGLQCIAVPVMNLHSQCVAAISVSCPVSIISREDLEDEILKQLKETGLQISRTMGYIPEQRNKGTN; this comes from the coding sequence ATGGAACAAATCGAAACAAAGTTAAACACGATAGGAAAGGCAATTGCCATCATCGAAATAATACAACAGACAAACAGACCCATGAGCATCAAGGAAATTGCTGAAAATCTGGATATGAACAAGTCTTCCATTCACCACCATATGAAAACCCTGACAGAATTCGGATATCTCCAAAAAGACGGTGAGTCCAGAAAATATGATATTGGCCTTGGGTTAGTACGGGCCGGACAATCCTATCTTCAGAGGTTGGATGTCAGAGAACGGGGCCACTATTTCTTGGAACAGCTAAGCCGGAAACTCAGCGAAACCGTCCATATGCTGGTTTTGGATCATAACGAGGTGGTTTATGTAGACAAGGTGGATGTCAACCATCAGCCCGGTGCTTTGACATGCAGTTCTTTCATCGGCCATCGCACAGATGTCTATTCAACTGCTGCGGGAAAGGTTCTTATGGCCCATTTGGAGCGTGGTGACCTCAGGGAGATCTTAAGATCTGTGAAAATGAGGAGTATTACAGAATACACGATTACCGATTGTGACCGTTACCTGGAAGAATTGGTAAAGGTAAAGCAACAGGGATATTCTCTGGATCTGCAAGAACATGCTCTGGGACTTCAGTGTATTGCCGTTCCCGTTATGAACCTTCACTCTCAATGCGTTGCCGCCATCAGTGTTTCCTGTCCTGTGAGCATTATTTCCAGGGAGGATCTGGAAGATGAAATTCTCAAACAACTAAAAGAAACTGGTCTTCAGATTTCCAGAACCATGGGATACATTCCCGAACAGAGAAACAAAGGAACAAATTAA
- a CDS encoding ABC transporter permease — MIRYILKRLLMLFPTLFGVVTLVFFMIALSPGDPARVMLGERASQEKIEKLRADLGLDKPLIQQYGLYLKRIVRLDFGKSIKSGQNVMDEIRARYPATIELALCAMIFASVLGIWIGVISATKKNTWIDYTSMVGALFGVSMPVFWLALVMIMIFSVQLNMFPTGGRMNIRLYFTPETNFYLVDTFKLLLQGKPEYIRSALHHLVLPSIALGTIPLAIIARTTRSSMLEVLKQDYVKTVRSAGIKERRVVFRYALRNALLPVITVIGLQFGMLLAGALLTETIFAWPGIGKWIYHAIEARDYPAVQGGIIIISTSFVLINLAVDVLYSVINPKIRLQ, encoded by the coding sequence ATGATTCGATACATTTTAAAACGTTTGCTCATGTTGTTTCCCACACTCTTTGGAGTCGTAACCCTTGTCTTTTTTATGATAGCCCTCTCACCGGGAGATCCTGCCCGGGTCATGCTGGGAGAAAGGGCCAGCCAGGAGAAAATAGAAAAACTCCGGGCTGATCTTGGACTGGATAAGCCTCTGATCCAGCAATATGGTCTTTATCTGAAACGGATTGTTCGCCTTGATTTTGGTAAGTCAATTAAATCCGGCCAGAATGTCATGGACGAAATTCGGGCACGCTATCCAGCCACCATCGAACTGGCCCTCTGTGCCATGATCTTTGCCTCGGTTCTGGGGATCTGGATTGGAGTGATATCGGCCACGAAGAAGAATACCTGGATTGATTATACCTCCATGGTGGGGGCTTTATTTGGGGTATCCATGCCTGTTTTCTGGCTGGCCCTGGTCATGATCATGATCTTTTCCGTACAGTTGAATATGTTCCCTACCGGCGGCAGGATGAATATTAGACTGTACTTTACACCCGAAACTAATTTTTACCTTGTTGATACTTTCAAACTGTTGCTTCAGGGTAAACCAGAATATATCCGCTCGGCTCTTCATCATCTTGTTCTTCCATCCATCGCATTGGGCACCATCCCCCTGGCCATCATCGCCAGGACAACCCGGAGCAGTATGCTGGAAGTTTTAAAACAGGACTATGTGAAAACAGTCCGGTCCGCAGGGATTAAAGAGCGCAGAGTGGTCTTTCGTTATGCCCTCAGAAATGCCCTTCTTCCGGTGATCACTGTCATCGGACTGCAGTTCGGAATGCTTCTGGCAGGAGCCTTGCTGACGGAAACCATCTTTGCCTGGCCGGGCATTGGGAAATGGATCTACCACGCCATTGAAGCCCGGGATTATCCGGCGGTTCAGGGGGGAATTATTATCATTTCCACCTCATTTGTACTGATCAATTTGGCAGTGGATGTCCTGTATTCAGTGATTAACCCCAAAATCAGGCTGCAGTAA
- a CDS encoding tripartite tricarboxylate transporter substrate binding protein: protein MKRLVVLLLAMFMVSSLVTAAGQGEKGGPSFPEKDLTLIVPWSAGGGTDTIARALVKNAKEYIGVNVNVVNKTGGQGVVGMAEVMSGRPDGYTVGLITFGLSTYKLMGLSEMTFRDFELLQLLNQSAAVIYVKADSQWDSLKDLVDYAKANPGQVSLGHTGAGGDKHLSAASFATEEGIEFNYVPFDGAAPSRSAVLGGHVDVAVAGIAEVKQLYEAGEIKVLCVNNLVKEPNFPDIPTIVEAGFDIEAPVLDWRGLALPKGVAEDRVAFLEEGFKKMFDDPEFRQFCEEVGLTLVYEDSTGFEDFLGNMEKVLTPTLESVGLLK, encoded by the coding sequence ATGAAGAGATTAGTTGTTTTGTTACTTGCTATGTTCATGGTCAGCAGCCTCGTCACAGCGGCTGGACAAGGTGAAAAGGGGGGCCCTTCTTTTCCTGAAAAAGACTTAACGCTTATTGTTCCTTGGTCTGCCGGTGGTGGTACAGATACCATTGCCAGGGCTCTTGTAAAGAATGCCAAAGAGTATATCGGTGTCAACGTTAATGTTGTAAACAAGACTGGTGGACAAGGTGTTGTTGGAATGGCAGAAGTCATGTCTGGTCGTCCTGACGGCTATACCGTGGGACTCATTACTTTCGGTCTGAGCACCTACAAACTGATGGGATTGTCCGAGATGACATTCAGAGATTTTGAACTTCTTCAGCTTCTCAATCAGAGTGCTGCTGTAATCTACGTCAAGGCTGATTCTCAGTGGGATAGTTTGAAAGATCTCGTTGATTATGCAAAGGCTAATCCCGGGCAGGTTTCTCTAGGACACACCGGAGCTGGTGGTGACAAGCATCTTTCTGCCGCGTCCTTCGCAACCGAAGAAGGGATTGAATTTAACTATGTTCCCTTTGATGGTGCTGCTCCCTCCCGTTCTGCCGTTCTGGGTGGACATGTGGATGTCGCCGTTGCCGGTATTGCAGAAGTTAAACAGCTTTATGAAGCAGGCGAAATCAAGGTTCTCTGTGTGAATAATCTTGTAAAAGAACCTAATTTCCCCGATATCCCCACTATTGTAGAGGCAGGGTTTGACATTGAAGCTCCTGTTTTGGACTGGAGAGGTCTGGCTCTTCCCAAGGGTGTAGCCGAAGACAGAGTGGCTTTCCTTGAAGAGGGTTTTAAGAAGATGTTTGATGATCCTGAATTCAGACAGTTTTGTGAAGAAGTGGGTCTGACCCTTGTGTATGAAGATTCAACCGGATTTGAAGACTTCCTGGGTAATATGGAAAAGGTTCTCACACCAACCCTGGAATCAGTCGGTCTACTGAAATAA
- a CDS encoding tripartite tricarboxylate transporter TctB family protein has product MSSKRINLSVGTGLSIFSVAVFLYANQYKGTGVNQYGPNFFPQVLSVFLFITSVLLIVKAVKGQSEEDLETIHFKGLIRSGITVLISVVYLFFMQVSGFLLATVIFLFVMMTYLGQKGIVKRIISALSVSLIIYAIFYFFLKIPLPEGIFQRIY; this is encoded by the coding sequence ATGAGCAGCAAACGGATCAATTTATCCGTCGGCACTGGTCTGTCCATATTCAGCGTGGCAGTATTCCTTTATGCCAATCAATACAAGGGAACAGGCGTCAATCAGTATGGTCCCAATTTTTTCCCTCAGGTGTTGTCAGTCTTCCTATTTATAACCTCAGTTTTATTGATTGTGAAGGCTGTCAAAGGCCAGAGTGAGGAAGATCTTGAGACTATACATTTTAAGGGTCTGATCCGTTCAGGAATAACAGTGCTTATCTCGGTTGTTTATCTTTTTTTTATGCAGGTCAGTGGGTTTCTTCTGGCGACAGTTATCTTTCTGTTTGTCATGATGACCTACCTGGGACAGAAAGGGATTGTGAAACGAATCATCAGTGCTCTTTCTGTATCCCTTATTATATATGCCATATTCTATTTCTTTCTGAAGATCCCCCTTCCTGAGGGAATCTTTCAGAGGATTTATTAA
- a CDS encoding tripartite tricarboxylate transporter permease — translation MDSFIYLISAFDTILSSPISLLFVTIGVTAGIIVGSLPGLTATMGCALLIPFTFNLPPIQGLVMLMGIFSGGIYGGSISGILIRTPGTPAAAATLLDGHPLAQRGEGGKAIGIATIASFVGGTVGALIMSFLSPQIARFGLKFGPPEFFALAIFGLSMIVSISGKSILKGFISAIVGLLIATVGFDPLSGVPRFHFGNPNLLGGLEFIPALIGLFGFAQVFRNIEKMEIVPHIKSKVGKILPSRKDVIKLLPTMFKSGTLGTFVGSIPGLGCDVAAFIAYGEAKRTSKHPEEFGKGSLYGIAAPESANNGATGGAMIPMLTLGIPGDAVTAVLLGALTIHGLQPGPLLFRDHIDIVYPIFAGMILCQIALLVIGLSGAKLFARLINIDRKILTPVIFLLCIMGSFSMRFSFFDVGLALIVGILAYFMEYGGFSVSPILLALILGPMAEQNMRRSLMLSHGDPMIFFTRPLSVIFLLLTVFITVTSYRKMRKLQALENETSKES, via the coding sequence ATGGACAGTTTCATTTATCTAATTTCAGCCTTTGATACAATACTATCAAGCCCTATCAGTCTCTTGTTTGTGACTATTGGAGTCACTGCCGGGATTATTGTCGGATCACTTCCTGGTTTAACGGCCACTATGGGATGTGCTCTGCTCATTCCCTTTACCTTCAATCTTCCGCCTATTCAGGGACTGGTCATGTTAATGGGAATCTTTTCGGGAGGAATTTACGGTGGATCTATTTCGGGTATTCTGATTAGAACTCCCGGGACTCCTGCCGCAGCGGCCACTCTGCTGGACGGACATCCTCTGGCTCAGAGGGGAGAAGGGGGAAAGGCTATAGGTATAGCCACCATAGCCTCTTTTGTCGGAGGAACCGTAGGGGCTCTTATCATGTCCTTTCTCTCTCCTCAGATTGCCCGTTTCGGTTTAAAGTTCGGCCCGCCTGAATTCTTTGCACTGGCCATTTTCGGACTCTCAATGATTGTTTCTATCTCAGGGAAATCCATTCTGAAGGGCTTCATCTCCGCCATTGTCGGATTATTGATTGCCACTGTGGGATTTGACCCCCTGTCCGGGGTTCCCCGTTTTCACTTTGGTAATCCGAATCTTTTGGGCGGCTTGGAGTTCATTCCCGCCCTCATAGGTCTTTTTGGTTTTGCCCAGGTCTTCAGAAATATTGAAAAGATGGAGATTGTCCCTCATATCAAGTCCAAGGTCGGGAAAATCTTACCTAGCCGCAAAGATGTGATCAAACTCCTGCCCACCATGTTTAAATCGGGGACTTTGGGTACATTTGTCGGCTCTATCCCTGGACTCGGTTGTGATGTTGCCGCTTTCATCGCCTACGGCGAAGCAAAACGGACATCCAAGCATCCTGAAGAGTTCGGAAAGGGATCTCTCTACGGTATTGCAGCACCAGAATCGGCTAATAATGGAGCCACAGGCGGCGCCATGATTCCAATGCTGACTCTGGGGATACCCGGGGATGCTGTTACCGCTGTCTTACTGGGTGCATTGACCATCCATGGATTACAGCCGGGACCTCTCTTGTTTAGAGATCATATCGACATTGTTTATCCCATTTTTGCGGGTATGATTCTCTGCCAGATAGCCCTGTTGGTCATTGGTTTAAGCGGTGCAAAATTATTTGCAAGGCTCATCAATATAGACCGTAAAATCTTGACACCTGTCATCTTTCTTCTTTGTATCATGGGGTCCTTCTCCATGAGATTTAGTTTCTTTGATGTGGGACTGGCGCTGATTGTGGGTATCCTTGCCTATTTCATGGAATATGGTGGGTTCTCGGTTTCTCCCATACTGCTGGCCCTGATTCTCGGACCTATGGCGGAACAGAATATGCGGCGATCCTTGATGTTGTCTCATGGTGATCCCATGATCTTTTTTACAAGACCTCTGTCTGTGATTTTTCTTCTACTGACTGTGTTCATCACCGTAACCAGCTATAGGAAAATGAGAAAATTGCAGGCTCTGGAAAATGAAACTTCCAAGGAATCGTAG
- a CDS encoding ABC transporter substrate-binding protein — translation MKKLFKISMALLLLFSVTALFAAGNQDASEMKSNTMSEASDADSKFGGVLVFGRSGDSVGLDPGRETDGESFYGSTPVYDTLVEFVPGETAVRPALAESWIFAEDGLSVTFKLRQGVKFHDGTDFNADAVVYSFERQFKEDHPDYDNGPWKYWGYMGMSDIIDEIVADDEYAVTFKLKVKEAPFIANLAMDFAAIVSPTAAAKYGEDLASNPVGTGPFKFVSWIKDDSIVYERNEDFWGGDVYLDRLILKVIPDATARWLALKKGEVDVIDFPSPEDLDEMKSTDGIKVVQQAGLNVGYLALNTEKAPYDNKKVRQAMNYAIDRNEIVAGVYGSAGQPAKNPLPPTMWSYNDDIDAYPYDPEMAKKLLAEAGYPDGFKTEIWAMPVARPYNPNGKKVAEIMQAQLAKVGIEVEVISYEWGTYLDKLDYGEHQAAMLGWTGDNGDPDNFLWVLLSKQAAVKPAGNIAFWKNDEFTDLIGEAKQEMDVAKRTELYEQAQVVFHEEAPWVPIAHSVVSEPMKDSVQDFVLYPTGRRVFTKVWLKK, via the coding sequence ATGAAAAAATTATTCAAAATCAGCATGGCTCTGTTGCTGCTTTTTTCTGTGACAGCATTGTTTGCCGCAGGGAACCAGGACGCATCAGAAATGAAATCTAACACTATGTCTGAAGCATCAGATGCTGACAGTAAATTCGGTGGCGTTCTGGTCTTTGGACGTTCCGGTGATTCTGTAGGTCTTGATCCAGGACGGGAAACAGATGGAGAGTCATTTTACGGCTCAACACCCGTTTATGATACACTGGTTGAATTTGTACCAGGAGAAACAGCCGTACGTCCTGCGTTGGCGGAAAGCTGGATTTTCGCAGAAGACGGTTTAAGTGTGACATTTAAACTGAGACAGGGAGTCAAATTCCATGATGGAACTGACTTCAATGCCGATGCAGTTGTATATTCCTTTGAAAGACAGTTTAAAGAAGATCATCCTGACTATGACAATGGACCCTGGAAATACTGGGGATACATGGGTATGTCCGACATCATTGATGAGATCGTAGCCGATGATGAGTATGCAGTAACATTTAAATTGAAAGTCAAAGAAGCTCCTTTTATCGCCAACTTGGCCATGGACTTCGCAGCCATCGTTTCTCCCACTGCCGCAGCAAAATATGGTGAAGATTTAGCATCCAACCCTGTTGGTACTGGACCTTTTAAATTTGTATCCTGGATCAAAGATGACAGCATCGTTTATGAAAGAAATGAAGACTTTTGGGGTGGAGATGTCTACCTGGACCGTCTCATTTTGAAAGTCATTCCCGATGCCACTGCCCGTTGGCTGGCTCTGAAAAAGGGTGAAGTGGATGTCATTGACTTCCCATCTCCCGAAGACCTGGATGAAATGAAATCTACTGATGGAATCAAAGTGGTTCAGCAGGCAGGTCTCAATGTCGGATACCTGGCATTAAACACAGAAAAGGCTCCTTACGATAATAAGAAAGTAAGACAGGCTATGAACTATGCCATCGATAGAAATGAAATTGTGGCTGGTGTTTACGGTTCTGCAGGTCAGCCTGCCAAGAACCCTCTGCCTCCTACCATGTGGTCTTATAATGATGACATTGACGCCTATCCTTATGATCCTGAAATGGCTAAAAAACTTCTGGCAGAAGCCGGTTATCCAGACGGTTTCAAGACTGAAATCTGGGCCATGCCTGTTGCCAGACCCTACAACCCTAACGGAAAGAAGGTTGCAGAAATCATGCAGGCACAACTTGCTAAAGTTGGTATTGAAGTAGAAGTTATCTCCTATGAATGGGGTACATACCTTGATAAGCTGGACTACGGCGAGCATCAGGCTGCCATGTTGGGTTGGACCGGTGATAACGGAGACCCTGATAACTTTCTTTGGGTTCTCCTTTCAAAACAGGCCGCTGTAAAACCTGCTGGTAACATCGCATTCTGGAAGAACGATGAGTTTACAGATCTTATCGGTGAAGCCAAACAGGAAATGGATGTGGCTAAACGTACTGAACTGTATGAACAAGCACAGGTCGTGTTCCATGAGGAAGCACCCTGGGTTCCCATTGCCCACTCTGTTGTATCCGAACCCATGAAAGATTCTGTACAGGACTTTGTTCTCTATCCTACGGGAAGAAGAGTCTTTACTAAGGTTTGGCTTAAAAAATAA
- a CDS encoding iron-containing alcohol dehydrogenase, with product MMNFEWNLPTKLNYGVGNLEKVGELTKNTGKKAFVVSYAEPGKGVWVVEQALKSLEKAGVAYYLYDAIEPNPRVTTIDAGVKKFIEEECDFLIGVGGGSVIDAGKYIAATAFSGGSCWDYVILKERKEKVYTGAYPIIAVPTVAASGSEANAGGVITNWETNEKSFCRSEYRIPRMAIIDPKVFASLPRHITIDSSVDIFSHLIEHYLSSASESEIADRMTEGMILTVMEMLDKVLVNPEDLDARGQLSLCSIFGWSGLQAIGRTGSIPIHFIEHQLSGHFDISHGKGIALVIPPYLEYFAEARPDRWAKLARRVFGVVEPDDNKAAKLLAPKVIEWFKRVDSYHTLTSVGIGGEHNEMLADDIIRMYGTLEGNKVPGSRPMSKEDIMNVLNAAV from the coding sequence ATGATGAATTTTGAATGGAATCTTCCTACAAAACTGAACTATGGAGTTGGCAATCTGGAAAAAGTAGGAGAGCTGACTAAGAATACAGGAAAAAAAGCCTTTGTGGTTTCTTATGCAGAACCAGGAAAGGGTGTCTGGGTGGTGGAACAAGCCCTGAAGTCTCTGGAGAAAGCGGGGGTAGCCTACTATCTTTACGATGCAATTGAACCCAATCCCCGGGTCACAACTATTGATGCGGGGGTCAAAAAGTTCATTGAAGAGGAGTGTGATTTTCTTATTGGAGTTGGTGGCGGTAGCGTTATCGACGCAGGAAAATACATTGCTGCCACGGCTTTCAGCGGAGGCTCTTGCTGGGATTATGTCATACTGAAAGAGCGGAAAGAGAAGGTCTATACCGGAGCATATCCTATCATCGCTGTGCCCACGGTGGCAGCCTCTGGGTCCGAAGCCAATGCGGGGGGGGTTATCACAAACTGGGAGACGAATGAGAAGAGTTTCTGCCGGTCAGAGTATCGTATTCCCCGGATGGCAATCATAGATCCAAAGGTCTTTGCCTCTTTGCCCAGACACATTACTATTGACAGCAGTGTGGATATCTTTTCGCATCTGATTGAGCATTATCTTTCCAGTGCATCCGAGTCGGAAATCGCAGACCGCATGACCGAGGGGATGATCCTCACTGTCATGGAAATGCTGGACAAGGTTCTGGTGAATCCAGAAGATCTGGATGCGCGGGGGCAGCTCTCTCTTTGCTCCATTTTTGGATGGTCAGGTCTCCAGGCAATAGGCAGGACCGGATCCATTCCTATTCATTTTATAGAACATCAGCTGAGCGGACACTTTGATATCAGCCATGGAAAAGGAATTGCACTAGTGATCCCTCCCTATCTGGAATACTTTGCCGAGGCCCGGCCGGATCGTTGGGCTAAATTGGCCAGAAGAGTCTTTGGCGTTGTTGAACCTGATGATAATAAAGCCGCAAAACTTTTGGCGCCAAAGGTCATTGAATGGTTCAAGAGGGTAGACAGCTATCACACTCTCACCAGTGTCGGTATTGGTGGAGAGCATAATGAAATGCTGGCAGATGATATCATTCGGATGTATGGCACACTAGAGGGGAATAAAGTTCCCGGGTCTCGTCCCATGTCAAAAGAAGATATCATGAATGTCCTCAATGCCGCCGTATAA